In the genome of Variibacter gotjawalensis, one region contains:
- a CDS encoding tripartite tricarboxylate transporter substrate binding protein codes for MARALAAALSARLGQPFQVVNRAGGGGSLGTASVAHAMPDGYTLFFGATYVLTVLPAMRAVEAAYTSDSLTPICQTVSNAMVLAVRADSPFQTVNDLVEAARSAPGTIKYGHQGIGTIPNLAMEEFLDVSKLKIEAAASRSEGGALSELLAGTVDVAVVVQGTVVGRDVRILGIFTEERHPRFPEVPTIREQGFEVAPVSIGGLMAPAATPREVVTRLAAACEQAAKDPIYVEAARQVGQPDSYFANIATFRHRLNRDIDIKKKLLGRMELAK; via the coding sequence TTGGCGCGCGCGCTCGCGGCGGCTCTTTCGGCGCGGCTTGGCCAGCCATTTCAAGTGGTCAATCGGGCAGGCGGCGGCGGTTCTTTGGGCACCGCATCGGTCGCGCACGCGATGCCGGACGGCTACACACTATTTTTCGGCGCGACATATGTTTTGACCGTGCTCCCGGCGATGCGTGCCGTGGAGGCCGCCTACACGTCCGACTCTCTGACCCCGATCTGCCAGACCGTGTCGAACGCGATGGTCTTGGCTGTTCGCGCCGATTCGCCGTTTCAGACCGTGAACGATCTTGTCGAGGCGGCTCGCAGCGCGCCCGGTACGATCAAATACGGCCATCAGGGCATCGGAACGATCCCGAACCTTGCCATGGAAGAGTTCCTGGACGTCTCGAAGCTGAAGATCGAGGCAGCGGCCTCGCGTAGCGAGGGCGGAGCGCTGTCCGAGCTATTGGCCGGCACTGTCGATGTTGCCGTTGTCGTCCAAGGTACGGTCGTCGGCCGCGATGTCCGCATTCTCGGCATCTTCACCGAGGAGCGGCACCCGCGGTTTCCGGAGGTGCCGACGATCCGGGAGCAGGGGTTCGAGGTTGCACCTGTCAGCATCGGCGGCCTGATGGCGCCGGCCGCCACGCCTCGCGAGGTGGTGACGCGGCTGGCGGCCGCCTGCGAGCAGGCCGCCAAGGACCCGATCTACGTCGAGGCGGCGCGGCAGGTCGGCCAGCCGGACAGTTACTTCGCCAATATCGCGACCTTTCGGCACCGGCTAAACCGCGACATCGACATCAAAAAAAAGCTGCTGGGCCGCATGGAGCTGGCGAAATAG